In the Syngnathus scovelli strain Florida chromosome 16, RoL_Ssco_1.2, whole genome shotgun sequence genome, one interval contains:
- the LOC125984086 gene encoding myosin-9 isoform X1 — protein MADPNKYLYGDRNLINNPLAQADWASKKLVWVPSQNLGFEAGSLKEERGDECLIELADSGKKIRVNKDDIQKMNPPKFSKVEDMAELTCLNEASVLHNLKERYYSGLIYTYSGLFCVVINPYKNLPIYSEEIVEMYKGKKKHEMPPHIYAITDISYRSMMQDREDQSILCTGESGAGKTENTKKVIQYLAHVASSHKTKKDQSSSILSHGELEKQLLQANPILEAFGNAKTVKNDNSSRFGKFIRINFDVNGYIVGANIETYLLEKSRAIRQAKDERTFHIFYYLLTGAGDKLRAELLLENYNNYRFLSNGNVTIPGQQDKDLFAETMDAMRIMSIPEDEQVGMLKVVASVLQLGNMTFKKERHNDQASMPDNTAAQKVCHLMGMNVTDFTRAILMPRIKVGRDYVQKAQTQEQAEFAVEALAKATYERMFRWLVMRINKALDKTKRQGASFIGILDIAGFEIFELNSFEQLCINYTNEKLQQLFNHTMFILEQEEYQREGIEWSFIDFGLDLQPCIELIEKPASPPGILALLDEECWFPKATDKSFVEKVLQEQGNHPKFFKPKKLKDEADFCIIHYAGKVDYKADEWLMKNMDPLNDNVASLLNQSTDKFVCELWKDVDRIVGLDKVSGMSEMPGAFKTRKGMFRTVGQLYKEQLSKLMATLRNTNPNFVRCIIPNHEKKAGKLEPHLVLEQLRCNGVLEGIRICRQGFPNRIVFQEFRQRYEILTPSAIPKGFMDGKQACVLMIKSLELDPNLYRIGQSKVFFRAGVLAHLEEERDMKITDIIISFQAWCRGHLARRAFARRQQQLTAMKVIQRNCAAYLKLRNWQWWRLFTKVKPLLQVSRQEEEMQAKDDELSKVKEKQIYTQQQLRELEDQHQQLSAEKMALQEQLQAETELCAEAEEMRARLAARKQELEDILHDLEARVEEEEERASQLTAEKKKMQQNISDLEQQLDEEEAARQKLQLEKVTTEAKLKKFEEEIMVLDDQNAKLIKEKKLMEERISEFTTNLAEEEEKSKSLQKLKTKHEAMITDLEDRLRREEKQRQEVEKNRRKLEGDVTDVHDQIAELQAQIAELRAQLAKKEEELQAALARIEEEAAQKNMAQKKIREMDAQLSELQDDLEMERQSRVKAEKQRRDLGEELEALKTELEDTLDSTAAQQELRSKRETEVAQLKKALEDEARVHEQQMVDMRQKHSQSFDELNEQLEQAKRNKVSMEKAKQALESERNELTIELQSLMQGKGDSEHRRKKAESQVQELQLKFSESERQRLELSEKFTKMQVELENANAMLNDVESKSIKATKDRSTLESQFQDVQEVLQEETRQKLSMGTRLRQLEDEQNSLREQLEEEEEAKKNVEKQLLMAQAQILEFKKKLEQDSSCLESAEEVKKRVQRDLESTCHRLEEKCSAYDKLEKTKTRIQQELDDLLVDQDHLRQIVSNLEKKQKKFDQMLAEEKNISARYAEERDRAEAEAREKDTRALALARELETFMELKDELDRNNKMLRAEMEDLVSSKDDVGKSVHELEKSKRSMDQQLEEMKTQLEELEDELQATEDAKLRLEVNMQAMKAQYERDLAGRDEMGEEKKRSLIKQVREMEMELEDERKQRSAAVASRKKLELDLKELEAGIDMANKNREEALKQLKKLQAQMKELIRELDDTRLSREDILAQSKETEKKLKSMEAEMLQMQEEVAAAERVKRQAQQERDELQDEINNQATKHAQAAEERRRLEARIAQLEEEVEEEQCNTELMNDRMKKAMLQTEQMTVELAAERSAAQRVEGARSQMERQNKDLKLKLQELEGTVKSKYKANMTALEAKIAQLEEQLDFETRERQSASKLVRRAEKKLKEVVLQVDDERRNTEQYKDQADKLNSRLKQLKRQLEEAEEEAQRANANRRKLQRELEDATESAESMNREVSSLKSKLRRGDLPFTMRRIVTRTGVESDDEPEPKSETPEPKPE, from the exons ATGGCAGACCCAAACAAGTATCTGTATGGGGACCGGAACCTGATCAACAACCCACTGGCACAAGCTGACTGGGCCTCCAAGAAGCTAGTATGGGTTCCCTCACAGAACCTGGGCTTCGAGGCCGGCTCCTTGAAAGAGGAGCGGGGCGACGAGTGCTTGATCGAGTTGGCCGACTCCGGTAAGAAGATCAGGGTGAACAAGGATGACATCCAGAAGATGAACCCACCCAAGTTTAGCAAAGTGGAAGACATGGCTGAGCTCACCTGCCTGAATGAAGCCTCCGTGCTGCACAACCTGAAGGAGAGATACTACTCTGGGCTCATTTAT ACATACTCTGGGCTCTTCTGCGTCGTCATTAATCCCTACAAGAACCTGCCAATCTACTCTGAGGAGATAGTTGAAATGTACAAGGGAAAGAAGAAACACGAAATGCCGCCTCATATCTACGCCATCACTGACATATCTTACAGAAGCATGATGCAGG ATCGTGAGGACCAGTCCATTCTCTGCAC AGGCGAGTCTGGCGCCGGTAAGACTGAGAACACCAAGAAGGTCATCCAATATTTGGCTCATGTGGCCTCCTCTCACAAGACCAAGAAAGATCAG AGCAGCTCGATCCTGTCACAT GGCGAGCTGGAGAAGCAGCTTCTGCAGGCCAACCCTATCCTGGAGGCATTTGGAAATGCCAAGACAGTCAAAAATGACAACTCCTCCAGATTT ggaaaATTCATCAGGATTAACTTTGACGTCAACGGTTACATTGTTGGCGCAAATATTGAGACCT ATTTGCTGGAGAAGTCCCGTGCCATTCGTCAGGCCAAGGATGAACGCACCTTCCACATCTTTTACTACCTGCTCACAGGAGCTGGAGATAAATTGCGTG CTGAGCTCCTACTTGAAAATTACAACAACTACCGTTTCCTTTCCAATGGGAATGTTACAATTCCGGGACAACAGGACAAGGATCTTTTTGCAGAGACCATGGATGCCATGAGGATTATGAGTATCCCAGAGGATGAGCAAGTCG GCATGCTGAAGGTTGTGGCTTCTGTGCTGCAGCTGGGCAATATGACCTTCAAGAAGGAGCGTCACAATGACCAGGCCTCCATGCCTGACAACACAG ctgCTCAGAAGGTCTGCCACCTCATGGGGATGAATGTCACAGACTTTACCAGGGCCATCTTAATGCCCAGGATCAAGGTGGGTCGAGACTATGTTCAAAAGGCCCAGACCCAGGAGCAAGCCGAATTTGCTGTGGAGGCCTTGGCTAAAGCCACATATGAGAGGATGTTCCGCTGGTTGGTTATGAGGATCAACAAAGCCCTGGACAAAACTAAGAGACAAGGAGCCTCCTTTATTGGCATCCTGGATATTGCTGGCTTTGAGATCTTTGAG CTGAACTCCTTCGAGCAGTTGTGCATCAACTACACCAACGAGAAGCTTCAGCAGCTGTTCAACCACACCATGTTCATCCTGGAGCAGGAGGAGTACCAGCGGGAGGGCATCGAGTGGAGCTTCATCGACTTTGGCCTCGACCTGCAGCCTTGCATTGAACTCATTGAGAAGCCT GCCAGCCCTCCTGGTATTCTTGCTCTGCTGGATGAGGAGTGCTGGTTTCCCAAAGCTACAGACAAGAGCTTTGTTGAGAAAGTGCTCCAGGAGCAAGGAAACCACCCCAAGTTCTTTAAGCCAAAGAAACTGAAGGATGAAGCAGATTTCTGTATTATCCATTATGCAGGCAAG GTTGACTATAAAGCGGATGAGTGGCTGATGAAGAACATGGACCCTttgaatgacaatgttgcctcgCTGCTCAACCAGTCGACAGACAAATTTGTTTGTGAACTGTGGAAGGACG TGGACCGCATAGTCGGACTGGATAAGGTTTCCGGCATGTCCGAGATGCCAGGTGCTTTTAAGACTCGCAAGGGCATGTTCCGCACCGTGGGCCAGCTCTACAAAGAGCAACTGTCCAAGCTCATGGCCACGCTGAGGAACACAAATCCAAACTTTGTTCGCTGCATCATCCCAAATCAtgagaaaaag GCAGGAAAACTGGAGCCTCACCTGGTTCTGGAGCAGCTAAGATGCAATGGTGTTCTGGAGGGGATCCGTATCTGCAGACAAGGCTTTCCCAACCGAATTGTCTTCCAGGAGTTCAGACAGAG ATATGAAATCCTCACTCCAAGCGCTATTCCCAAAGGCTTCATggatggaaagcaggcttgtgtgcttatg ATCAAAAGTCTGGAGCTTGATCCTAATCTTTACCGTATTGGCCAAAGTAAAGTTTTCTTCAGAGCTGGAGTTCTTGCCCACCTGGAGGAGGAAAGGGACATGAAAATCACAGACATTATTATTAGTTTCCAGGCTTGGTGCAGAGGCCATTTGGCCCGCAG GGCTTTTGCAAGACGACAACAGCAGCTGACTGCGATGAAGGTCATCCAAAGGAATTGCGCTGCTTATCTCAAACTCCGAAACTGGCAGTGGTGGAGGCTTTTCACCAAG GTGAAGCCCCTACTTCAAGTAAGCAGACAGGAAGAAGAAATGCAGGCCAAGGATGACGAGTTGAGCAAAGTGAAGGAGAAACAGATCTATACACAGCAACAGCTCCGAGAGCTGGAAGACCAGCATCAGcag ctgagTGCTGAGAAGATGGCCCTCCAAGAACAGCTACAGGCCGAAACGGAACTCTGTGCTGAGGCTGAAGAGATGAGAGCTCGCCTGGCTGCCAGAAAGCAGGAATTGGAGGACATCCTCCACGATCTGGAAGCCcgtgtggaggaggaggaagagcgtGCTTCTCAGCTCACGGCGGAAAAAAAGAAGATGCAGCAAAATATTTCT GACTTGGAGCAACAGCTGGATGAAGAGGAGGCAGCTAGACAGAAGCTACAACTGGAGAAAGTCACCACGGAGGCCAAATTGAAGAAGTTTGAGGAGGAAATCATGGTTCTAGATGATCAGAATGCCAAACTTATCAAG GAGAAGAAATTGATGGAGGAAAGAATATCCGAGTTCACCACCAACCTTGCCGAAGAGGAGGAGAAATCGAAGAGCCTGCAAAAACTGAAGACCAAACATGAAGCCATGATCACAGACCTTGAGG ACCGACTGCGTAGGGAGGAGAAACAACGCCAGGAGGTGGAAAAGAACCGACGCAAACTTGAGGGTGACGTCACCGACGTACACGACCAAATCGCCGAGCTGCAGGCCCAGATTGCTGAGCTTCGTGCCCAGTTAGCCAAAAAGGAGGAAGAGCTCCAGGCTGCGCTCGCCAG GATCGAGGAGGAAGCGGCACAGAAGAATATGGCTCAGAAGAAGATCAGAGAGATGGATGCTCAGTTATCTGAACTCCAGGACGATTTGGAGATGGAGCGACAGTCCCGCGTCAAAGCTGAGAAACAACGACGGGACCTCGGAGAAGAACTCGAGGCTCTCAAGACGGAGCTGGAGGACACGCTGGACTCCACCGCCGCACAGCAGGAACTCAG ATCCAAACGTGAGACAGAAGTGGCCCAGCTGAAGAAGGCTCTGGAAGATGAGGCCAGAGTGCATGAGCAGCAGATGGTTGACATGAGACAGAAGCATAGTCAATCTTTTGATGAATTAAATGAGCAGCTGGAGCAGGCAAAACGG aACAAAgtgtcaatggagaaggccaagCAAGCTCTGGAATCTGAGAGGAACGAGCTTACCATCGAGCTGCAGAGCTtgatgcagggaaaaggagattCCGAGCATCGTAGGAAGAAAGCCGAATCGCAGGTTCAGGAGTTGCAGCTCAAGTTTTCGGAGAGTGAGCGCCAACGGTTGGAGCTCAGTGAGAAATTCACCAAAATGCAG GTAGAACTGGAAAACGCCAACGCCATGCTGAACGACGTGGAATCAAAGTCCATCAAGGCAACCAAAGACCGCTCGACACTCGAGTCCCAGTTCCAGGATGTCCAG GAAGTGCTTCAGGAAGAGACCCGGCAAAAACTGTCAATGGGCACACGTCTTCGCCAGCTGGAGGATGAGCAGAATAGTTTGAGAGaacagctggaggaggaggaagaagccaAAAAAAATGTGGAGAAGCAACTTCTAATGGCACAAGCTCAG ATTTTGGAATTCAAGAAGAAGCTCGAGCAGGATTCTTCTTGTTTGGAGAGTGCTGAAGAAGTGAAGAAGAGGGTGCAAAGAGACCTTGAATCGACATGCCATCGCCTGGAGGAGAAATGCTCAGCCTACGACAAATTGGAAAAAACCAAGACGCGCATCCAGCAGGAGTTGGACGACTTGCTGGTTGATCAGGACCACCTCCGACAAATTGTCTCCAACCTGGAGAAGAAGCAAAAGAAGTTTGACCAG ATGCTGGCAGAAGAAAAGAACATCTCTGCCCGCTATGCAGAGGAGCGAGATCGAGCTGAAGCTGAGGCCCGTGAGAAAGACACTCGTGCCTTGGCTTTGGCACGTGAGCTCGAAACTTTCATGGAGCTGAAGGACGAGCTGGACCGCAACAACAAAATGCTCCGGGCTGAAATGGAAGATCTGGTCTCATCTAAGGACGATGTTGGGAAGAGT GTTCACGAGTTGGAGAAATCTAAACGTTCAATGGACCAGCAGTTGGAGGAGATGAAGACTCAGCTTGAGGAGCTGGAGGATGAGCTGCAGGCTACTGAGGACGCCAAGCTGCGTCTGGAAGTCAATATGCAGGCCATGAAGGCTCAGTACGAGCGAGACCTGGCAGGACGTGACGAAATGGGTGAAGAGAAGAAGAGGTCTTTGATCAAGCAG GTCCGTGAGATGGAAATGGAGCTGGAAGATGAACGGAAGCAGCGCTCAGCTGCTGTGGCTTCACGCAAGAAACTGGAGCTGGACCTGAAGGAGCTGGAAGCAGGCATTGACATGGCCAACAAGAACAGAGAGGAAGCTCTCAAACAGCTGAAGAAACTCCAA GCCCAGATGAAAGAACTTATCAGGGAACTGGATGACACCCGTCTGTCCCGAGAGGATATACTTGCGCAGAGCAAGGAGACTGAGAAGAAGTTGAAGAGCATGGAAGCCGAGATGCTCCAGATGCAGGAG GAGGTGGCCGCTGCCGAGCGTGTGAAGAGACAGGCTCAGCAGGAGAGGGACGAGCTGCAGGATGAGATCAATAACCAGGCCACCAAGCA TGCTCAAGCCGCAGAGGAGAGGAGACGTCTGGAGGCTCGTATCGCTCAGTTGGAggaagaggtggaggaggagcagTGTAATACGGAGCTGATGAATGACAGGATGAAGAAAGCAATGCTTCAG ACTGAACAGATGACTGTGGAGCTGGCAGCGGAGCGCAGTGCCGCCCAGCGTGTCGAAGGCGCCCGTTCCCAAATGGAGCGTCAGAACAAGGACCTAAAACTCAAGCTGCAGGAGCTGGAGGGAACCGTCAAGTCCAAATACAAAGCCAATATGACCGCCTTGGAGGCTAAGATCGCTCAGCTGGAGGAGCAGCTGGACTTTGAGACCAG GGAGCGGCAAAGTGCCTCCAAACTTGTGAGACGCGCGGAGAAGAAACTGAAGGAGGTTGTGCTCCAGGTGGACGATGAGAGACGTAATACTGAGCAGTACAAAGACCAG GCGGACAAATTGAACTCTCGCTTGAAGCAGCTGAAGCGTCAGCTGGAGGAAGCCGAGGAAGAGGCTCAGAGGGCAAACGCCAACCGAAGGAAACTGCAGCGGGAGCTGGAGGATGCCACTGAATCGGCAGAGTCCATGAACCGCGAGGTGTCCAGCCTCAAGAGCAAGTTGAG ACGCGGCGACCTCCCGTTCACCATGCGCCGCATCGTGACCCGCACCGGCGTGGAAAGTGATGACGAGCCCGAGCCCAAGAGCGAAACCCCCGagcccaaacctgaataa